In Bacteroides coprosuis DSM 18011, the following are encoded in one genomic region:
- a CDS encoding NAD-dependent epimerase/dehydratase (COGs: COG0451 Nucleoside-diphosphate-sugar epimerase~InterPro IPR001509~KEGG: pmz:HMPREF0659_A5896 NAD dependent epimerase/dehydratase family protein~PFAM: NAD-dependent epimerase/dehydratase~SPTR: Putative NDP-sugar dehydratase or epimerase;~IMG reference gene:2504107676~PFAM: NAD dependent epimerase/dehydratase family): protein MKKIIIFGATGTLGAYLSLHFKELDYEVLAVGHRKDDNGFFSDYNIPYYSVDITQKDDFKKLPTKDIYAVLHFAGALPASMDGYDANLYISSIVQGTFNVLEFAKSIKVDRIVFPQTLFDINYLFGTKVPIPADSLRKIPVSGDHVVYVIAKNAAVDLIEHYYHEFGLKRFILRLSRVYLYHPNPYTYTDGKKTLISDRFFIYEAMAGKDIEVWGDPNRLLETICIKDFLQIVEKTLEAEIDGGIYNIGSGGSTLEERVKGIIKVFNPKGKQSRIIYKPEKRNSQQFVLDIRKTVNELKYEPRYNWVDYLNDFKKEMKLQRFSKLWGREEDFYEK, encoded by the coding sequence ATGAAAAAGATAATAATATTTGGTGCTACAGGCACTTTGGGAGCATATCTATCTCTTCATTTTAAAGAATTAGATTATGAAGTTCTAGCTGTAGGGCATCGTAAAGATGATAATGGTTTCTTTTCTGATTATAACATTCCTTATTATTCAGTAGACATAACTCAAAAAGACGACTTTAAGAAATTACCTACTAAGGATATTTATGCTGTATTACATTTTGCTGGTGCTCTTCCTGCTTCCATGGATGGCTATGATGCAAACTTATATATTTCCTCTATTGTACAAGGAACATTTAATGTACTTGAGTTTGCTAAAAGTATTAAAGTTGACCGTATTGTTTTTCCTCAAACTCTTTTTGATATTAATTATCTTTTTGGTACTAAAGTACCTATCCCTGCAGATTCTTTGCGTAAAATTCCTGTAAGTGGTGATCATGTAGTATATGTAATAGCTAAAAATGCAGCTGTAGATCTTATCGAGCATTATTATCATGAGTTTGGATTAAAACGATTTATTTTACGATTGTCAAGAGTTTATTTATATCATCCAAATCCCTATACTTATACTGATGGGAAAAAGACCCTTATTTCAGATCGATTTTTTATTTATGAAGCCATGGCTGGGAAAGATATCGAAGTTTGGGGTGATCCAAATCGTTTGCTAGAAACCATTTGCATTAAAGACTTTCTTCAAATTGTAGAGAAAACTTTAGAAGCGGAGATTGATGGAGGTATATATAATATTGGAAGTGGGGGCAGTACTCTAGAAGAAAGAGTAAAAGGAATAATCAAGGTCTTTAATCCCAAAGGAAAACAATCTCGAATAATATATAAACCAGAAAAGAGAAACTCTCAACAATTTGTGCTGGATATTCGAAAGACAGTGAATGAATTAAAATACGAACCTAGATATAATTGGGTGGATTATCTCAACGATTTTAAAAAAGAAATGAAGTTACAACGTTTTTCTAAGTTGTGGGGACGTGAGGAGGATTTTTATGAGAAATGA
- a CDS encoding ATP-grasp fold domain protein, DUF201-type (COGs: COG0439 Biotin carboxylase~InterPro IPR003806~KEGG: bth:BT_3374 putative carbamoyl-phosphate-synthetase~PFAM: ATP-grasp fold, DUF201-type~SPTR: Putative carbamoyl-phosphate-synthetase;~IMG reference gene:2504107678~PFAM: D-ala D-ala ligase C-terminus; overlaps another CDS with the same product name) produces the protein MKKILLLGGLRYLVPVIQSAHELGHYVITCDNVPYNTAHRYADEYHNVSIIDKDAILELAIKLQIDGIMSFAVDPGVITAAYVAEKLSLPFAGSYESIKILQNKDLFRAFLTQHGFNTPKSGGYVSLKEALKEIDKFSFPVIVKPVDSAGSKGVTRIDDINELEGAVAKAIQFSFSERFIIEEFIEQRGYSSDSDCFSVAGKLVFCTFSDQMFEPKAMNPYTPAGFTWPNSMLKSEQQFLKSELQRLLDLLQLQSSIYNIETRVSVDGTPYIMEVSPRGGGNRISEILKLSTGVDTIRASVQLALGEAFDFPEEFNYDGVWSELILYSDKKGFFSHIEIEKEIRPYLVSEDIWVTQGDKVNPFTGANETLGTLIFHFSSRETYLEIWPKIRGFVNIYVKDYKE, from the coding sequence ATGAAGAAGATTCTTTTATTAGGAGGGTTAAGATATTTAGTACCTGTAATTCAATCTGCACACGAATTAGGACACTATGTAATAACCTGTGATAATGTTCCTTATAATACTGCACATCGGTATGCTGATGAATATCACAATGTTAGTATAATTGATAAAGATGCTATTTTAGAATTGGCAATAAAGTTGCAAATTGATGGTATTATGTCTTTTGCAGTAGATCCTGGTGTTATAACTGCGGCGTATGTAGCAGAAAAACTCAGTCTGCCCTTTGCCGGTTCTTATGAGTCGATAAAAATATTGCAGAATAAAGATTTGTTTAGAGCTTTTTTGACACAGCATGGATTTAATACTCCTAAATCAGGAGGTTATGTTAGTTTAAAAGAAGCACTGAAAGAGATTGATAAGTTTTCTTTTCCGGTTATAGTGAAACCTGTTGATTCGGCTGGGAGCAAGGGAGTAACTCGTATTGATGATATTAACGAATTGGAAGGAGCAGTAGCTAAGGCTATTCAATTTTCCTTTTCAGAACGTTTTATTATTGAAGAATTTATAGAGCAAAGAGGATATTCTTCTGATTCGGATTGTTTTTCTGTTGCTGGAAAATTAGTTTTTTGTACATTTTCAGATCAAATGTTTGAGCCAAAGGCAATGAATCCATATACTCCCGCAGGTTTTACATGGCCCAATTCTATGTTAAAATCAGAACAGCAATTTTTAAAATCAGAATTGCAAAGGCTTTTAGACTTATTACAATTACAATCATCTATATACAACATAGAAACAAGAGTTAGCGTAGATGGAACTCCTTATATAATGGAAGTTTCTCCACGAGGAGGAGGTAATCGTATTTCTGAGATATTAAAATTATCTACAGGAGTAGATACAATAAGAGCTTCTGTTCAACTTGCATTAGGAGAAGCATTTGATTTCCCAGAAGAATTTAATTATGATGGAGTATGGTCTGAGCTGATTTTGTATTCTGATAAAAAAGGATTCTTTAGTCACATTGAAATCGAAAAAGAAATAAGACCTTATTTGGTAAGTGAAGATATATGGGTGACTCAAGGAGATAAGGTCAATCCATTTACGGGAGCAAATGAAACCCTTGGTACTTTAATCTTTCATTTTAGCTCTCGTGAGACTTATCTAGAAATATGGCCTAAAATAAGGGGTTTTGTAAATATATACGTGAAAGATTATAAAGAATGA
- a CDS encoding DegT/DnrJ/EryC1/StrS aminotransferase (COGs: COG0399 pyridoxal phosphate-dependent enzyme apparently involved in regulation of cell wall biogenesis~InterPro IPR000653~KEGG: bfr:BF2581 aminotransferase~PFAM: DegT/DnrJ/EryC1/StrS aminotransferase~SPTR: Putative uncharacterized protein;~IMG reference gene:2504107679~PFAM: DegT/DnrJ/EryC1/StrS aminotransferase family), whose product MEIGKRNYKKVEYHNLLAAFKNLITAKHEEEEPITVTSPLLPDLKEFISYLEDIWNRKWLTNNGHYHQELEKALCEYLKVPYISLFTNGTLPLMVALQALRISGEVITTPYSFVATTHALWWNDIKTVFVDIDPRTGNMDPDKIEAAITPKTTAIMPVHVYGNPCDTQRIQEIADKYNLKVIYDAAHAFGVDVKGESVLNAGDISTLSFHATKVYNTVEGGALICHSEEMKKRIDHLKNFGFEDETTVVAPGINGKMDEIRAAYGLLNLKQVDDAIASRKCVAEAYREGLKDVKGIRCMCDLPQVKHNYAYFPIFIDKAEYGLSRDDLYEIMKSRNILGRRYFYPLISEFSTYRGLASANPANLPIAHQIANSVICLPMHAGLSKKDIERVIKVIRK is encoded by the coding sequence ACTTACTAGCTGCATTCAAAAATTTGATAACAGCAAAACACGAAGAAGAGGAACCGATCACTGTGACATCTCCTCTGCTTCCCGATTTAAAAGAATTTATCTCTTATCTTGAGGATATCTGGAATAGAAAGTGGCTTACAAACAATGGACACTATCATCAAGAGTTAGAAAAGGCATTGTGTGAGTACTTAAAAGTACCCTATATCAGTTTGTTTACCAATGGTACACTACCTCTAATGGTGGCACTGCAAGCCCTTCGTATTTCGGGAGAAGTCATTACAACCCCCTACAGTTTTGTGGCAACTACTCACGCTTTGTGGTGGAATGATATTAAAACTGTATTTGTAGATATAGATCCTCGTACAGGAAACATGGATCCCGACAAAATAGAAGCTGCTATTACTCCAAAAACAACAGCTATTATGCCCGTGCATGTCTATGGCAACCCATGTGATACACAGCGCATTCAAGAAATAGCCGATAAGTATAATCTAAAAGTAATTTATGATGCTGCACATGCCTTTGGTGTGGATGTAAAAGGAGAATCAGTATTGAATGCAGGTGATATTTCCACACTAAGCTTTCATGCTACTAAAGTGTACAATACAGTAGAAGGTGGTGCCTTGATTTGTCATAGCGAAGAGATGAAGAAACGCATTGACCACCTCAAGAACTTTGGGTTTGAAGATGAAACTACTGTAGTTGCTCCCGGTATCAATGGTAAAATGGATGAGATCCGTGCTGCGTATGGTTTGCTCAATTTAAAACAAGTAGATGACGCAATAGCCAGTCGTAAATGTGTAGCTGAGGCTTATAGAGAGGGTTTGAAAGATGTGAAAGGCATTCGTTGTATGTGCGATTTACCGCAAGTAAAACACAACTATGCTTACTTTCCCATCTTTATAGATAAAGCAGAATATGGACTAAGCCGTGATGATTTATATGAGATCATGAAGTCGAGAAACATTCTAGGTCGTCGCTATTTTTACCCATTGATTAGTGAGTTTTCTACCTATAGAGGATTGGCTTCAGCCAATCCAGCCAACTTACCTATAGCCCACCAAATAGCAAACTCGGTAATTTGTTTGCCAATGCATGCAGGCTTAAGTAAAAAAGATATTGAACGCGTAATAAAGGTTATAAGAAAATAG
- a CDS encoding glycosyl transferase family 2 (InterPro IPR001173~KEGG: bth:BT_2882 glycosyltransferase~PFAM: Glycosyl transferase, family 2~SPTR: Glycosyltransferase;~IMG reference gene:2504107675~PFAM: Glycosyl transferase family 2) has protein sequence MRNEEEIQESKHIDKPLVTIVTLAYNHGGFIRESLEGFISQKTSFPFEVIIHDDASTDNTSNVIREFEQKYPSIIKPIYQIENQFSKGVSIGSTFIYPRAQGKYIALCEGDDYWTDPNKLQKQVDFMEAHPDYSMCFHNAMMTWTDGYKKDEVFAHIEDRQYSIVELYRRCYIPTASVLFRSDIIPHYSNNVNNPKVIYGDICLFLTCASLGKVWGMHDNMSVYRKHPGGMIYRQSLDRQLKEVYMDAEFKKFFPDEELGKMIKQVSFWRSFEGYIYSKYYGYKDYIPGFKACLKKNFAWKHATRIPLILWKWLTHLNKYKENR, from the coding sequence ATGAGAAATGAGGAAGAAATTCAAGAGTCTAAACATATTGATAAACCATTAGTTACTATAGTGACTCTTGCTTATAACCATGGTGGATTTATTCGAGAAAGTTTAGAGGGTTTTATTTCACAAAAAACTTCTTTTCCTTTTGAAGTAATTATTCATGATGACGCATCTACAGATAATACGTCAAATGTAATAAGGGAATTTGAACAGAAATATCCTAGTATAATAAAACCTATTTATCAAATTGAAAATCAGTTCAGTAAGGGTGTGAGTATCGGCTCAACCTTTATTTACCCTAGAGCCCAAGGCAAATATATAGCTCTTTGTGAGGGCGATGATTACTGGACAGATCCCAACAAACTACAGAAGCAAGTGGACTTTATGGAGGCGCATCCTGATTACTCTATGTGTTTTCATAATGCTATGATGACATGGACTGATGGTTATAAGAAGGATGAGGTATTTGCTCATATAGAAGACCGTCAATATTCTATTGTAGAATTATATCGTAGATGTTATATTCCTACTGCCTCTGTATTGTTTAGATCAGACATAATTCCACACTATTCAAATAATGTAAATAATCCTAAAGTAATTTATGGGGATATTTGCTTATTCCTTACTTGTGCTAGCTTAGGTAAAGTGTGGGGCATGCACGATAATATGAGTGTATATCGCAAACATCCAGGTGGAATGATTTATCGTCAATCTTTAGATCGACAGTTGAAGGAAGTTTATATGGATGCTGAGTTCAAGAAATTCTTTCCTGATGAAGAGCTTGGTAAGATGATAAAGCAAGTCTCTTTTTGGCGTTCCTTTGAGGGGTATATTTATAGTAAATATTATGGCTATAAAGATTATATTCCTGGATTTAAGGCTTGTCTGAAAAAGAACTTTGCATGGAAGCATGCAACTCGTATTCCACTGATACTTTGGAAGTGGCTTACACATCTTAATAAATACAAAGAAAATAGATAA
- a CDS encoding ATP-grasp fold domain protein, DUF201-type (COGs: COG0439 Biotin carboxylase~InterPro IPR003806~KEGG: cbk:CLL_A3240 putative carbamoyl-phosphate synthase large chain~PFAM: ATP-grasp fold, DUF201-type~SPTR: Putative carbamoyl-phosphate synthase;~IMG reference gene:2504107677~PFAM: D-ala D-ala ligase C-terminus; overlaps another CDS with the same product name), producing MKIAILGASKPHLPLYLKAKELGLETYCIAWAEGAFCKDYADHFHDISIIDKEAIVDLCIREGIKGIVSNALEPAVPTMAYVAEKCGFNGISYSTALKATNKVKMRRCIEKHRACPQPHFEILNESTYSIDTFPVIIKPSDSSCSNGVSKVTCQEELDVAIRNAFSASNQHEVLVEEYIEGKEISVESISFHNKHYILTITDKETTGAPHFVETAHHQPSQLNLDLQKKIKTYTNNILNAIGISNGAAHSEFKIDADGNVYFIEVGARGGGDFISYQLVELSTGYDYIKGMIEVALNQFTEPNINEGKKSGVYFLSKETSKIKSFIEENYKQPWMIDYHIENKPLIELTKSQDRIGYFIYQGDHKIIVNNQ from the coding sequence ATGAAAATTGCAATATTAGGAGCAAGTAAGCCACACTTGCCACTTTATCTAAAAGCAAAAGAACTTGGTTTGGAAACTTATTGTATTGCTTGGGCAGAAGGAGCTTTTTGTAAAGATTATGCAGATCATTTTCATGATATATCGATTATAGATAAGGAGGCTATTGTTGATTTATGTATTCGTGAGGGTATCAAAGGAATTGTGTCTAATGCTCTTGAACCAGCAGTGCCAACAATGGCTTATGTTGCAGAAAAATGTGGTTTTAATGGCATATCTTATTCTACCGCTTTAAAAGCTACCAATAAAGTTAAAATGAGAAGGTGTATAGAAAAACACAGAGCTTGTCCTCAACCTCATTTTGAGATTTTGAATGAAAGTACCTATTCAATTGATACATTTCCAGTTATTATTAAACCCTCAGATAGCTCATGCAGCAATGGTGTTAGTAAAGTTACTTGTCAAGAAGAATTAGATGTGGCTATTCGGAACGCTTTTTCAGCATCTAATCAACATGAGGTTTTAGTGGAAGAGTATATCGAGGGTAAAGAAATCTCTGTCGAGTCTATCTCTTTTCATAATAAGCATTATATTTTAACAATAACTGATAAGGAAACTACTGGTGCACCCCATTTTGTAGAAACAGCACATCATCAGCCATCACAGCTCAATTTGGATTTGCAGAAGAAAATCAAAACATATACTAATAACATTTTAAATGCGATAGGTATTAGTAATGGAGCTGCTCATTCCGAATTTAAAATAGATGCTGATGGTAATGTTTATTTTATAGAAGTTGGAGCTCGTGGTGGCGGCGATTTTATTTCTTATCAATTAGTAGAATTGAGTACAGGTTATGATTATATTAAGGGAATGATTGAAGTAGCTCTTAATCAATTTACAGAGCCCAATATCAATGAGGGTAAAAAATCAGGAGTATATTTCTTGAGTAAAGAAACTTCTAAGATTAAATCCTTTATAGAGGAAAACTATAAACAACCTTGGATGATAGATTATCATATTGAAAATAAACCTTTAATTGAACTCACGAAATCTCAAGATAGAATAGGTTACTTTATTTATCAAGGAGATCACAAGATAATTGTAAACAATCAATAG
- a CDS encoding hypothetical protein (KEGG: lbc:LACBIDRAFT_191394 hypothetical protein~SPTR: Putative uncharacterized protein;~IMG reference gene:2504107674) — protein MKRYIIGYKYRRMAHQNETKCRIPFYFIPSDEVYEALSCFNPKVREDAQKGEPFYSSWMELPFHAIFDLEEGQYEGFAKVKKLRIAEDVDWTSLPIYVQPFHFQSLPERYQVLHNEDGEGYGIGRFNFRYNSYAWMNKGPFPTEAEAQKVIDEELDDWE, from the coding sequence ATGAAAAGATACATTATAGGGTATAAATACCGCCGAATGGCACACCAGAATGAGACGAAGTGTCGAATTCCTTTTTATTTCATTCCGTCGGATGAGGTGTATGAGGCATTGAGTTGCTTCAATCCTAAGGTGAGGGAGGATGCACAAAAGGGAGAACCCTTTTACAGCAGTTGGATGGAGTTACCCTTTCATGCTATTTTTGATTTGGAGGAGGGGCAGTATGAGGGATTTGCCAAGGTGAAGAAACTTAGAATTGCTGAAGATGTGGATTGGACATCTCTCCCCATTTATGTACAGCCGTTTCACTTCCAATCTCTACCCGAGCGTTACCAAGTGTTGCACAATGAAGATGGGGAGGGCTACGGAATAGGACGTTTTAACTTCCGCTACAATAGTTATGCTTGGATGAACAAAGGTCCTTTTCCTACCGAGGCTGAGGCTCAAAAGGTGATTGATGAAGAGCTAGATGACTGGGAATGA